The Burkholderia ambifaria AMMD genome includes a region encoding these proteins:
- a CDS encoding (2Fe-2S)-binding protein — MSTPVRMTINGKPVEADAADGDMNLIDFLHERRDLTGTKLCCGIGVCRACTVGVRNTPDAPMEKTLSCSTPVSAMADMHVYTIEGLAQGGALSPLQQSFLESFAFQCGYCASGFLMAATAMLDHLRAQPVHERDLDAMIETWVGGNICRCTGYVKYIEAIRKVALRYTKGAA; from the coding sequence ATGAGCACTCCGGTCCGGATGACCATCAACGGCAAGCCCGTCGAAGCAGACGCCGCCGACGGCGACATGAACCTCATCGACTTCCTGCACGAGCGGCGGGACCTGACGGGCACGAAGCTGTGCTGCGGCATCGGCGTGTGCCGCGCGTGCACGGTCGGCGTGCGCAACACGCCCGATGCGCCGATGGAAAAGACGCTGTCGTGCTCGACGCCGGTCAGCGCGATGGCGGACATGCACGTATACACGATCGAAGGGCTCGCGCAGGGCGGCGCGCTGTCGCCGCTGCAGCAGAGCTTTCTCGAGTCGTTCGCGTTCCAGTGCGGCTACTGCGCGTCGGGCTTCCTGATGGCCGCGACCGCGATGCTCGACCATCTGCGCGCGCAGCCGGTGCACGAGCGCGATCTGGACGCGATGATCGAAACCTGGGTCGGCGGCAACATCTGCCGTTGCACCGGCTACGTCAAGTACATCGAGGCCATTCGCAAGGTGGCGCTGCGCTACACGAAGGGGGCGGCATGA
- a CDS encoding serine hydrolase domain-containing protein yields the protein MTTSAPPRLFPRAAKRLMRRVAAIAPALAVSIAVSSCGGDSSVSSGEPAFATEARPQIDALLADTMTPGAVVYVQSPHGNWLASFGTAVRGTNTPIPTNAHFRVGSVTKTWTGTVILQLVQEGRLHLTDHVSQYVANVPNGDSITIEQLLTMRSGLYNYSTNLAFNQTLDAQPNKVWTTDELLGIAQSQPVYFAPGADFRYSNTNTVLLGLIIQQLTGMSAADAIRTRLFAPLGLTETALPPQDNTALRAPSPQGYQWGTNTETIDSDALSPARQAAAKNGTLQPANVTTVNTSWAWTAGSGISTATELGAYVQRMVGGGYLNADLQAQRLASCTPIDPSNPASASYCMGLAKFGTFYGHTGEIPGFNTFAGYDPATKTTIVTWANTGAGPDGRAPANEIARIIMAELSKASDVPSEGRP from the coding sequence ATGACGACTTCTGCTCCTCCCCGGCTTTTCCCGCGCGCCGCCAAGCGGCTGATGCGTCGCGTGGCGGCGATTGCACCGGCGCTGGCCGTCAGCATCGCGGTTTCCTCCTGCGGCGGCGACAGCTCGGTGAGCTCTGGCGAACCCGCCTTCGCAACCGAGGCGCGCCCGCAGATCGACGCATTGCTCGCGGATACGATGACGCCCGGCGCCGTCGTCTATGTGCAATCGCCACACGGCAACTGGCTCGCGTCGTTCGGCACGGCCGTGCGCGGCACGAATACGCCGATCCCGACGAACGCGCACTTCCGCGTCGGCAGCGTGACGAAGACGTGGACGGGCACGGTGATCCTGCAACTCGTTCAGGAAGGCAGGCTGCACCTGACCGATCACGTCAGCCAGTACGTCGCCAACGTGCCGAACGGCGACTCGATCACGATCGAGCAGTTGCTGACCATGCGCAGCGGCCTCTACAACTACTCGACGAATCTCGCGTTCAACCAGACGCTGGATGCGCAACCGAACAAGGTGTGGACCACCGATGAGCTGTTGGGCATCGCGCAGAGCCAGCCCGTCTATTTCGCGCCGGGCGCGGATTTCCGCTACTCGAACACGAACACCGTGCTGCTCGGCCTGATCATCCAGCAGCTCACCGGCATGAGCGCCGCCGATGCGATCCGGACGCGGCTGTTCGCGCCGCTCGGCCTGACCGAAACCGCCCTGCCGCCGCAGGACAACACGGCGCTGCGGGCGCCGTCGCCGCAGGGCTATCAATGGGGCACCAATACCGAGACGATCGACAGCGACGCGCTGTCCCCGGCACGCCAGGCGGCCGCGAAAAACGGCACGCTGCAGCCCGCCAACGTGACGACCGTCAATACGTCGTGGGCATGGACGGCCGGCTCCGGCATCTCGACCGCGACCGAACTGGGTGCGTACGTGCAGCGCATGGTCGGCGGCGGCTACCTGAACGCCGACCTGCAGGCGCAACGGCTCGCGAGCTGCACGCCGATCGATCCGTCGAATCCCGCATCGGCCAGCTACTGCATGGGGCTCGCGAAGTTCGGTACGTTCTACGGACACACCGGTGAAATACCGGGCTTCAATACATTCGCCGGCTACGACCCGGCGACGAAGACGACGATCGTCACGTGGGCGAACACGGGGGCCGGCCCCGACGGACGCGCACCGGCCAACGAGATCGCGCGCATCATCATGGCCGAGCTCAGCAAGGCGTCGGACGTGCCGAGCGAGGGGCGGCCGTGA